A genomic window from Populus alba chromosome 19, ASM523922v2, whole genome shotgun sequence includes:
- the LOC118032696 gene encoding endochitinase PR4 has protein sequence MRSNILLTIILAIVIAGALPKNVVEAQNCGCAANLCCSQYGYCGTGNAYCGQGCKQGPCASSPTPTTPSGSGSVADIVTPAFFNGIISQAGAGCAGKNFYTRNAFLSAVNSYSQFGKLGSAEASKREIAAFFAHVTHETGHFCYTEEINGASRDYCDENNRQYPCVAGKKYHGRGPIQLSWNYNYGPAGRSNNFDGLNNPDIVARDAVVSFKTALWFWMKSVRPVVSQGFGATIRAINGNECNGGNSGAVQARVRYYRDYCSQLGVATENNLAC, from the exons ATGAGAAGCAATATTCTACTTACCATTATCTTAGCCATAGTTATTGCAGGAGCCCTGCCCAAGAATGTGGTAGAGGCTCAGAATTGTGGCTGTGCTGCAAACCTTTGTTGCAGTCAATATGGCTACTGTGGCACTGGCAATGCCTATTGTGGTCAGGGATGTAAACAAGGGCCCTGTGCTTCATCACCTACGCCTACTACCCCTAGTGGGAGTGGTTCTGTTGCTGATATTGTTACGCCTGCTTTCTTCAATGGTATAATCAGCCAAGCTGGTGCAGGCTGTGCTGGGAAGAATTTCTATACAAGAAATGCATTTCTCAGTGCTGTCAATTCATATTCTCAATTTGGTAAACTTGGTTCAGCTGAAGCTTCTAAGCGTGAGATTGCAGCTTTCTTCGCTCATGTTACTCACGAGACTGGAC ACTTCTGCTATACAGAAGAGATAAATGGTGCTTCCCGTGACTACTGTGATGAAAACAACAGGCAATACCCATGTGTTGCAGGCAAGAAATACCATGGCCGCGGACCAATCCAACTATCATGGAACTACAACTATGGGCCAGCCGGAAGGAGCAACAACTTTGATGGATTGAACAATCCTGACATTGTAGCAAGGGATGCTGTTGTGTCATTTAAGACAGCCttatggttttggatgaaaagTGTTCGTCCTGTTGTAAGCCAAGGTTTTGGAGCAACTATTCGAGCCATTAATGGTAATGAATGCAATGGTGGAAACTCAGGTGCCGTTCAGGCTCGTGTTAGATATTATAGAGATTATTGCAGTCAACTCGGCGTTGCTACTGAGAATAACCTCGCTTGCTAG